A DNA window from Mucilaginibacter xinganensis contains the following coding sequences:
- a CDS encoding DUF72 domain-containing protein has translation MEFGRVSPQELIEVDFTLPPDSEFTIKTLQSAKSDQPLQVHVGCAKWGRKEWLGKIYPPKTKDAVFLDEYVKHFDCIELNATFYNVYPPETIAKWKQKADANPDFKFCPKFSQSISHIRRLKNADEITTKYYEGIMAFGDKLGPLFLQVGDNFTPKSLPDLKAYLEQLPKDVPVFLELRHKEWFANSENRTAIFNLLHELQIGAVITDASGRRDVVHMELPTPHAFIRFVGNSLHPTDYARCDEWVERIKQWRQMGLQSVWFFMHQHDERYSPELADYVVEKFNKELGLNLTRPHFLDRDKGLFDTI, from the coding sequence ATGGAATTTGGCCGAGTAAGCCCGCAGGAATTAATTGAAGTAGATTTTACGCTTCCACCTGATTCTGAATTTACGATTAAAACGCTGCAGTCGGCCAAAAGCGATCAGCCCCTGCAGGTACATGTAGGTTGCGCCAAATGGGGACGTAAAGAATGGCTGGGTAAAATATATCCGCCCAAAACAAAAGATGCCGTTTTCCTGGATGAGTATGTAAAGCATTTTGATTGTATTGAACTTAATGCTACATTTTATAACGTTTACCCGCCCGAAACCATTGCCAAATGGAAGCAAAAAGCGGATGCTAACCCGGATTTTAAATTCTGCCCTAAGTTTTCGCAGAGCATCAGCCATATCCGCAGGTTAAAAAATGCGGATGAAATAACCACCAAATATTACGAAGGTATTATGGCCTTCGGCGATAAACTGGGGCCTCTTTTTTTGCAGGTTGGCGATAACTTCACCCCAAAAAGCCTGCCCGATTTAAAGGCTTACCTGGAGCAATTACCAAAAGATGTGCCCGTTTTCCTTGAACTGCGGCATAAAGAATGGTTTGCCAATTCCGAAAACAGGACAGCTATATTCAACCTGCTGCATGAATTGCAAATTGGCGCCGTAATAACAGATGCTTCCGGCCGCAGGGATGTGGTGCACATGGAACTGCCCACCCCCCACGCCTTTATCCGTTTTGTTGGCAACAGCCTCCATCCTACTGATTATGCGCGCTGTGATGAATGGGTTGAACGCATAAAACAATGGCGGCAAATGGGGCTGCAATCTGTTTGGTTTTTTATGCACCAGCACGATGAACGCTACTCGCCGGAACTGGCCGATTACGTGGTTGAAAAATTCAATAAAGAACTTGGACTAAATTTGACGCGTCCGCACTTTTTAGACAGGGACAAAGGTTTATTTGACACGATTTAG
- a CDS encoding amidase: MQRRNFLKTGSLAGLTLTTLAATSCNLVSSKKEPDSAVADKPDDFALNEVTIDTLQKKMKSKEYTSRSITEMYLKRIDEIDKSGPKLNAVIEVNKDALNMADAMDKERASGKVRGPLHGIPVLIKDNINTGDNMHTTAGALAIADNYAKQDAFIIHKLRQAGAVLLGKTNLSEWANFRSTHSTSAWSSRGGQTKNPYILDRNPSGSSAGSGSAASANLCAVAIGTETDGSIVSPSSVNGLVGIKPTVGLWSRSGIIPISKTQDTAGPMARTVRDAAILLGALAGEDPQDIYTLASKGKIAPDYTKFLDADGLKGKRIGVEKDGVKVSPAMDAIFQQAIDTLKSKGATIVEVELYKQLKEAGKNSFTVLLYEFKDGLNKYLADANSKIKSLADVIAFNKKNEAKAMPYFKQETLELADKKGGLYEKEYLDAVQKTNGITRNAIDTLLKENKLDAIAAPTNGFAVCIDLVNGDYDNGFSFSGPAAMAGYPHITVPMGFAYDLPVGISFISTAYKEGDLIKIGYAYEQASKKRKAPLFKAVVG; encoded by the coding sequence ATGCAAAGAAGAAATTTCCTGAAAACCGGCTCACTGGCGGGTTTAACTTTAACAACACTGGCCGCAACTTCATGTAACCTGGTATCATCAAAAAAAGAGCCGGATAGCGCTGTTGCTGACAAACCCGATGACTTTGCACTAAATGAGGTCACTATTGATACTTTGCAGAAAAAGATGAAAAGTAAGGAATATACCTCGCGTTCCATCACCGAAATGTACTTAAAGCGAATAGATGAAATTGATAAGAGCGGCCCTAAACTTAATGCGGTTATTGAAGTAAATAAGGATGCACTTAACATGGCCGATGCAATGGATAAAGAACGCGCTTCAGGCAAAGTACGCGGGCCTTTGCATGGCATCCCCGTTTTAATAAAAGATAACATTAACACCGGCGACAATATGCACACCACCGCCGGGGCATTAGCCATTGCTGACAACTACGCCAAACAAGATGCGTTTATTATCCATAAATTACGGCAGGCAGGAGCAGTGCTGCTTGGCAAAACCAACTTAAGCGAGTGGGCCAACTTCAGAAGCACGCATTCTACCAGCGCATGGAGCAGCCGAGGCGGACAGACTAAAAACCCGTATATCCTTGATCGCAATCCAAGCGGATCAAGCGCGGGATCAGGATCAGCCGCATCAGCAAACTTATGTGCCGTAGCTATCGGTACCGAAACCGATGGTTCTATTGTTTCGCCATCCTCAGTAAACGGGCTGGTAGGCATTAAACCTACGGTAGGTTTATGGAGCAGGTCGGGCATTATCCCTATTTCAAAAACGCAGGATACAGCCGGCCCCATGGCGCGCACCGTTCGGGATGCCGCCATTTTATTGGGTGCACTGGCCGGGGAAGACCCGCAGGACATTTACACCCTTGCCAGCAAGGGAAAAATCGCACCGGACTATACAAAATTTTTAGATGCCGATGGCTTAAAGGGTAAACGCATAGGGGTTGAAAAAGATGGCGTGAAGGTTAGCCCGGCAATGGACGCCATATTCCAGCAGGCTATTGACACTTTAAAAAGCAAAGGCGCTACTATTGTTGAAGTGGAACTGTATAAACAATTAAAGGAAGCGGGGAAAAATAGTTTTACGGTATTACTGTATGAGTTTAAAGACGGGTTGAATAAATATTTAGCAGACGCTAACTCCAAAATAAAATCGCTGGCTGATGTGATTGCTTTTAACAAAAAAAACGAGGCCAAAGCCATGCCATACTTTAAGCAGGAGACCCTGGAGCTGGCGGATAAAAAAGGCGGGCTGTATGAAAAAGAATACCTCGATGCTGTTCAAAAAACAAACGGGATTACCCGCAATGCCATTGATACCTTATTAAAGGAAAATAAACTTGACGCAATTGCCGCGCCCACAAACGGCTTTGCAGTTTGTATTGACCTTGTAAATGGCGATTATGACAACGGCTTCTCGTTTTCAGGGCCGGCTGCCATGGCGGGATATCCGCATATCACTGTACCCATGGGCTTTGCTTATGATTTGCCGGTAGGAATTTCGTTTATCAGCACGGCTTATAAAGAAGGAGATTTGATTAAAATAGGCTATGCTTATGAGCAGGCATCGAAAAAAAGGAAAGCTCCGCTTTTTAAGGCCGTTGTGGGATAG